ATCCCCTACTTCCCGCTGGCAAGCGGGTTCCTAACGGGCAAGTACCGGTCGGAAAAGGACCTGGCGGGCCGCGCCCGGGCGGAAATCGTCAGGAAATACCTGGACGACCGGGGGTTTCGGATACTGGATGCACTGGACCGGGTGGCCCCGCGTTATCATGCGACGCCGGCCGCCGTGGCTCTCGCGTGGCTGATCGCCCGCCCCGGCATCACCGCTCCGATCGCGAGCGCAACGAGCGTGGACCAGTTGAACGAGCTCATGAAAGCGCTGGAGCTCAAGCTGGATCCTTCGGATATCGAACTGCTGAACCGGGCGAGTGCGTAACGTCTTGCCCAGAGTAAGATCTGGTTCGAAATACGGTTCGGTTACAACAAGACATCGGGCGAAAACCCTCTGCGCATCGTGTTTTCCGTGATGACCCGCGGCTCCATGAACTGGAGGAGGTAATCGGGGCCGCCCGCCTTGGAGCCGACGCCCGACATCCGAAACCCACCGAAAGGCTGCCGGCCTACCAGGGCGCCCGTGATTCCCCGGTTGATGTACAGGTTGCCGACGGCGAACGTCTCCCTCACGCGCTCGATGTCGCCGGGCTCCGGGAGAAGAGCCCGCCGGTCAATGCATAGTCGGAGGAGTTCGCTATCTTTACAGCCTCCTCGATTTCCCGGGCGCGTATGACGGCGAGCACCGGCCCGAATATTTCCTCCCGCAAGAGCTTCGAATCCGGGGGGAGGTCCGTGAGGATCGTCGGGGAGACGTAATACCCTTCCTCCGGGACCGGGATCTCGGCGGCCACCTTCCCTTCCCTTCTACCGAGCTCGATGGCTGCCCGCACCCTCTCCTTCGCGGCGCCGTCGATCAGGGGCCCGATCATGTTGGCGGGGTCCTCCGGCGGGCCGACCGTCATGCCCTGGACCGCCTCGCACATACGGGCCAGGAAGCGGTCGTAGCAATCCGCGTGGACGATCGCCCGGGAGCAGGCGGAACATTTCTGTCCCTGGTACCCGAACGCGGACTGCATCACCGCCGGCACCGCCTGGTCCAGGTCGGCGTCCGCATCGATCAGGATCGCGTTCTTCCCCCCCATCTCCACGACGGCCCGCTTGACCGACTTCTGCCCCGGCGCGGTCTGCCCCGCCCTCTCCACGATCCGCAGGCCCACGGCCCGGGACCCAGTGAACAGGACGAAATCGACCTCCGGGTGGCTGACGAGGTGGTCCCCCACGGCATCCCCCTTGCCCGGGATGAAATTCAGCGCGCCGTCGGGGGCTCCGCCCTCCCTCAGCAGGGAGAACGCGAGCCAGCCGTTGACCGGGGAGAGGCTCGACGGCTTATAGAGGAGGGCACCTGACATGCCGCAAGCTCGTACTTGCGGCGGCGGGCTGCGTCGGCGGCGCGGAACAGTACCTTTGCCCGTTCCTCCGGAGGGCGCTGCGACCAACTTTGAAGCGCATCGCGTGCGACCGATACAGCGCGATCGGCGAGCTCCCGCGTGATGCCGTGGACGGTTCCCACGACCTCCTGCGGGCGTGCCGGATTGACGGAGACGATCGGGTCCCCCTCCCGGTATTCCTTCCCGCCGATGACCGCGGGATAACTCTCCCCCATCCGGCTCCCGACTTGCGCGATGGCGTTGCGGAAGGCCTGGCGCGTTTCTTCCCTCGTAAAATCCGCCACCGGCTCGTTCGGTATCGGCTTGCACCAGGTAGGCCATCCCGGGCAGCAGTTCCCCGATCGGGGCGTATTCGCGGACGGTGAACCCCATGGCTTTCAGCGCGCGCTTGATCGGCTCGGCCATGCCGTACAGCATCTGGAATTGTGCCGATCAGCCGCAGCAGGTCCTGCTCCGCGCATTTGAGATAGGCCTGGAGGGCGATCCCGGCGGCCTTCCCATCCGTGGAACTCCGGTTCGTCCAGGGTCCGCGTGAAGACGTCCAGCGTGATGTTTTTGAGGGCGTACATCTCCATGTCGAGGTTCACGAACCCGCCCGCTTCCCGCACCTTGCGCAGGATCGGCAGCAGCCGTTGCCGGACCCCCCGGACGCTGTCCTCGTGATTGACCGGCCCGATGCGGGAATAGAGGGAGCTGAGCTTGACGGAAAGGTTGAGGCGGGGAAACAATCGTTCGCGGCGGGGGTCGAACGGGGGCCAATCGGCAATCTCCCGGGATAGCGTGTCCGCCAGCCGCAGGTAGGCGTCCCGGTACCGATCCGCCTCCGCTTCGGAGACGACCGCTTCCCCCAGGATGTCGACGGTGAAGCTCCTCCCGTCGTTCCGAAGGCGCCGGAGGGAGGAAAGGGCCGCTTCGGGAGTCTCCCCCGCGATGAAGGTTCTGGAGAAGCGGGCGACGCCCCGTTTCACGAGATACGCGGTGAGCGCCGCGGCGGGCGCGGATGCGAAGCTGGAGCCGGATGATGCGCCGGATGCGGACGTTGAGCAGGATCCGGACGCGGCGGCGGAAAGGAGGGAATTCACGATCCCGGGGAGCGGCGATCCGTCGGTCGCGAAGTATTCCCTGGCGTGCCGGGCGATCTGCCGGCTGTCGGCCAACGCGGGGAGGACGTCCACGAAGCGGAAGAGCGGGACCTTGAGCGCGGGGTCTCGCATCACCCGCTCCATCATCCTGCCCGCCCACCACTTCCGGTCGAAGACGGCCGGCGTTTCCGTCCCCATGAGCCGGAAGATCTCCAGCCCCTTCGCCCTCACGGCATCCTGGGCGACGGACTCCGGCCCCATGGTTTTGCCTCCCGCTATCCGCGATTTCGCTAATTTTTATGATGTATTGCAAGGACCCCTGGTTGCCGCGTCCCAGTCGCCGATTCTCTAAGGTCGCAAATTGCGACCTTAGAAATCGGCCTCGATGACTAACTTGAAGTCACAATTTGTGACTTCAAGTTTGCATATACCTGCAATTACAAGTGTTTTTCAAAATCTTAAGGTCGCAAATTGCGATATCAAAGCTTTGGACGGAAGGGGGTTTGGAACCGGTCGCAATTTGCGACCGGTTCCCCAGGCACGTAAATTGAAGAACAATTCTGCATGAGTGAAGACTTGAAATCACAAACTGTGATATCAAAACCGCACCTTCGTGCAGAGGATATTTCCCAGCATATTCATATAATTCGGGGGCGCCGCGTCATGATGGACGCGGACCTGGCGGAACTGTACGGGGTCCCAACATTCAGGCTGAACGAAGCCGTCAAAAGAAATTCCGCACGCTTTCCCGAGGACTTCATGTTCCAGTTGACTACCGAAGAATACACTTCTTTGATATCGCAAATTGCGATATCAAAGCCAGGGAGAGGCGGCCGGCGGAAGCTTCCCTATGCCTTCACTGAGCAGGGCGTGGCGATGCTGTCCTCTGTCTTGAATAGCGACCGGGCCATCCAAGTCAACATTACTATCATGCGTGTCTTTGTCCGGATTCGCAGGTTGCTCGTATCTCGCGAGGAACTTGCCCGAAAGGTTGAAGCGCTAGAAAGGAAGTATGACT
The DNA window shown above is from Deltaproteobacteria bacterium and carries:
- a CDS encoding proline dehydrogenase family protein, which translates into the protein MGPESVAQDAVRAKGLEIFRLMGTETPAVFDRKWWAGRMMERVMRDPALKVPLFRFVDVLPALADSRQIARHAREYFATDGSPLPGIVNSLLSAAASGSCSTSASGASSGSSFASAPAAALTAYLVKRGVARFSRTFIAGETPEAALSSLRRLRNDGRSFTVDILGEAVVSEAEADRYRDAYLRLADTLSREIADWPPFDPRRERLFPRLNLSVKLSSLYSRIGPVNHEDSVRGVRQRLLPILRKVREAGGFVNLDMEMYALKNITLDVFTRTLDEPEFHGWEGRRDRPPGLSQMRGAGPAAADRHNSRCCTAWPSRSSAR
- a CDS encoding ORF6N domain-containing protein: MSEDLKSQTVISKPHLRAEDISQHIHIIRGRRVMMDADLAELYGVPTFRLNEAVKRNSARFPEDFMFQLTTEEYTSLISQIAISKPGRGGRRKLPYAFTEQGVAMLSSVLNSDRAIQVNITIMRVFVRIRRLLVSREELARKVEALERKYDSQFRGVFDAIRALMEPPKTPRRRIGF